In Cyanobacteria bacterium FACHB-DQ100, the DNA window TGATGATATTATTCACGTCGCTGGCTCTGTTGATCCAGTCCGCGATATCGAAGTGATTAATTTAGAACTGGGACTGGCGGATCTGGATCAAATCGATCGCCGCATCGATCGCACCCGCAAGCAAGCTCGCTCTAACAAAGAAGCACAGCAAGAACTCGAAATTTTAGAACGTATGAGTGCCGCCCTGAATGAAGGCAAATCTGCGCGTCAAGTGGTACTGAATGAAGAAGAAGAAGCCCTGATCAAACCGCTAGGGTTACTCTCTCGCAAACCTGTGATTTATGCTTGCAACGTTTCCGAAGAAGACTTGGCAACCGGCAACGATTGGGTTGAACAAGTTCGGACAGTCGCAGCGCAGGAAAATGCACAAGTCGTCGTCATTTCCGCGCAGGTTGAATCCGAATTAGTGGAGTTACCGGAAGACGATCGCGCCGATTTCCTCGCTTCTTTAGGTGTAGAAGAAGGCGGTCTAAAATCCCTGATTCGCGCAACCTACAGACTTTTAGGCTTACAGACCTACTTTACCTCTGGGCCTAAAGAAACCCGCGCTTGGACAATCAAAACGGGAATGCTTGCGCCTCAAGCAGCAGGAGTAATTCACACCGACTTCGAGCGCGGATTTATCCGAGCCGAAACCGTTGCGTACAAAGATCTAATTGAGTTTGGATCAATGAATGCGGCTAAAGAAAAGGGCTTGGTTCGCAGTGAAGGTAAAGAATACGTAGTACAGGACGGTGATGTGATGCTGTTCCGCTTCAATGTGTAGTTTCAGTAAAACCACAGAAATCGCAGTATAATTACGGACATAAGGATTTTGCGGGAACTTCTACGCCTACCCTGAATTGCCTTTGGAAACGCTCGATCGCACTCGATCGAGCGTTTTTAGTTTCTATCCTTTTCAACTGCGAATCAACGCTAGAATTGGGTTAAAGAATGTAAAGTAATTCTCATATAGGGACTCGATCTCCATGCGCGTAATTCTAATGACCGGAAAAGGCGGCGTTGGTAAAACCTCGGTTGCAGCCGCGACTGGGCTTCGCTGTGCTGAATTAGGATACCGGACTCTGGTACTCAGTACCGATCCGGCTCACTCGCTGGCGGATAGCTTTGATCTGGAGTTAGGGCACGAACCAAAACAAGTTCGCCCAAATCTTTGGGGGGCTGAACTTGATGCCTTGATGGAATTAGAGGGCAACTGGGGAGCGGTGAAGCGATACATTACTCAAGTGTTGCAGGCACGTGGACTCGACGGCGTGCAGGCGGAAGAGTTAGCAATTTTGCCAGGAATGGATGAAATTTTCGGATTAGTGCGAATGAAGCGGCACTATGATGAAGGGGAATTTGATGTATTGATTATTGATTCGGCTCCAACGGGAACCGCGCTGCGGTTGCTGAGTTTGCCGGAGGTCGGCGGCTGGTATATGCGGAAGTTTTACAAGCCGTTTCAGGGAATTTCGGTCGCGCTGCGTCCGTTGGTTGAACCGATTTTCCGCCCGATCGCAGGTTTCTCGCTTCCAGATAAGGAAGTCATGGACGCACCTTATGAGTTTTACGAACAGATCGAAGCCTTAGAAAAAGTGCTAACTGATCCGACTCAAACAACGGTACGGTTGGTGATGAACCCTGAAAAGATGGTGATCAAAGAATCCCTTCGCGCTCATGCTTATTTGAGTTTGTACAATGTTGCAACCGATTTAGTCGTGGCAAATCGGATCATTCCTGACTCGGTTTCTGACCCATTTTTCCAGCAGTGGAAAGAAAATCAGCGCCAATATCGAGATGAAATTCACGCGAACTTTTCACCATTGCCGATTAAAGAGGTTCCGCTATATTCTCAGGAAATGTGTGGTTTGGAAGCGCTCGATCGCTTGAAAGATACGCTTTATCCAAACAACGAAGATCCATCACAGTTGTACTACAAAGAAACCACATTGCGCGTGGTTCAAGAACAGAATCAGTACAGTTTAGAACTGTATTTGCCGGGAATTGAAAAGACGCAAATTGAACTGAGTAAAACAGGCGATGAATTGAATGTTCGGATCGGAAATCATCGCCGTAATTTAGTGTTACCGCAAGCCTTAGCTGCGCTACAGCCTTCAGGTGCAAAGATGGAAGAGGATTATCTCAAGATTCGATTCAGCGATCCGGCAAGAGTTTAGAGTTTCCAAATGCGTTGATTGAGGTTGGGATCTTCAACGATCGACATCATCAATCGCAACCTTTAACACATATTCCACAAGTGAAAAGTTTTCATAGTGTGCCCATCCGAGCAAATTCATCTGACAATCCATCCGGCTGCGTATGGTTTTGACACGATCTTACGATAGTGTGAACAAAGGTTGCGATATTGATAATGCTAAATGGTTGCTGCTGTCTCTCTTCAAAATGTTCATAAGGTTTACAACAACGTTCCAGTTGTTAATGGTTTGTCGTTTGAAATTCAAGCCGGGGAGATGTTTGGGCTGTTAGGTCCAAACGGTGCAGGCAAATCCACTACAATTCGGATGCTAACGACTCTAACTAAACCCTCCGAAGGTCGAATTCAAGTGGCAGGGTTTGACGTGATTAATCAGCGATCGCTCGTTAAATCCCACATCGGCGTTGTCCTCCAGCAAATCAGTATCGATAGCGATCTAACCGTTTGGGAAAACATGGAGTATCACGGGCGATTGCATCATATTCCCAATCCCCGCAGGCAAAAGGAGATTGATCAAGCGCTGGAATATGTTGAACTGAACGATCGACGCAATGACCCCGCTAAAACGCTTTCAGGCGGTATGAAGCGTCGCCTGCAAATTGCCCGCGCTCTACTGCACAAACCGGAAATACTTTTTCTCGATGAACCCACGGTTGGACTCGATCCACAAACTCGCCGCCGCCTATGGGAAATTATTCGCGAACTCAATCGGCAAGGAATGACAATGCTATTGACGACGCACTATATGGATGAAGTGGAATATCTGTGCGATCGTATCGGCATTATGGATGCTGGCAAGTTAATCTCGCTCGGTACATTAGAAGAATTACGCCAGAAGCATGGTAAAGGAATTCTAATGAAACAGTCTGGTGAACATTGGGACTATAAGTTCTTTCCAACCGTCGAGGATGCCAACCATTATCTAGAACAATTGCCCGACAAAACAGGCACCATGACGCGCCCTTCAAACCTGGAAGATATTTTCGTTGAACTCACAGGACGCAACTTAGATTAAAAGCAAACTGCCAACCCGTTTTAGAGTTGGCAGTCCACTTAGTATTCACAGAGATTTATGGATTAGAGCCTTTATAATCGCTGGCTCCATTTGAGCTATATCTAGAATCTCAAAATTTTCCTAGACTCCACCATTCTCTAAACTTTTCTTTAGATTTGATGCTTGTGCGGAGTCAAAGTGGCTCCCAGAGCCTGAGACAACCGAATCTCTAGTGCGTGAACCGGATACCGCCGTGCAACTTCCGCCGCCGGATCAACCATCGGCTGCACCAAAATCGTAAACATCCCTAACCGATTCCCAGCCAGCACATCGGTAAACAGTCGATCGCCCACCATACCCACCTGTTGCGGCGGTAAATTCATCGCTTCTACCGCTCGTCTGAGCTTGCGTCGTGATGGCTTGCCTGCTCCCGTGAAGTAAGGCACTTTCAGCACGTCTGCAATCCGCTTAATCCGACTCTCGCTGATATTATTGCTCACCAACCAAATACTAGTAATCTCTCGTACCTGCTCAACCCAAGGCAGTAACTCTGCTGAAATCTCAGCCGTTGTAATCGGAACGAGTGTTTCATCGACATCTAGCACTAGACCACGCAGGTTATTCTGGCGTAGCAGATCCGGCGTTAACCCAAGAATGGTCGTATTGAGCAGAAGATCAGGTTGTAAGAGTTTGCCCCAAGACATGGTGTGTCGCTCGCAAGGTTGGACAGGATTGAAAGAAGCGTGATTACTAGCGTAAGAGTTGCTTTTGATAAAATCAATCACAGCTACACAATCATAGCTACAATAGCCGTTTACCAATCGTTTATCAAAGAACTGGTTAACGGTATCTATAGCTTAGAGCGATCGTAGCCTGATCTCGTACCTAAAAATCACGGATTCAACGTGATTGATTCTTAGCGGGTTGCCCTTTTTGAGCTTGAGCATCGACGCGATCGCGAATCTTCGCCTGTGCTGATTCATGCTCGGCTAACGTGCGGCTAAAGACGTGCGACCCATCATAACGCGCCACAAAGTAAAGGTAGTCGGTTGCTTCGGGTACTAGCGTTGCCTTGAGGCTAGCGATACCGGGAGCGGCGATCGGAGTCGGGGGCAGTCCCGGTGTGACGTAGGTGTTATACGGTGAAGGCGTTGCGACTTGAGCATAAGTTAGCGGATTTTCAGGAGTCTGCTGCACTCCAAGCGCGTATTCCACCGTTGGATCAGATCCAAGCGTCATGTTTTTCTTTAACCGATTGTGAAATACACCAGAAATCCGGTTGCGTTCGGCTGGAATCACTGCTTCTTTCTCCACAATGCTTGCAAGCGTCACCCATTGCAGCAAAGAAAGATTTGTTTTACCGCGTTTCTGGTTGTAAACCGGGAGTGCCACTTGCTCGAAGCGGCTCAACATTTGCTGGATAACCTGCTTGGGCGTAATCTCTGAACCCGCTTGAATTAGATAAGTATCGGGATACAAAAAGCCTTCAAGAAACGGCAAATTCTGTGGCAACCAGGGATATTCCGCATTCGGGACTTGGCTTGCTGCTGCGAGAAAATCCTGCGCCTTGAAAAATCCTTGCTTCTCGAAATAGTTCGCCATTTGTTTCAGCGACCAGCCTTCAGGAATCGTAAAGCTGCGCTGCGCCACTTGTCCTGTCCAGATTTTTTCAGCGATCGTCTGCAAACTGTCCCCAGTTGAAAGCTCGTAGTTTCCAGCCTGAAACCCACCATCGGGATTTTTCCACATCAACCAACGCGCCCAAACTTCCCAGGCTTTTGCCGATCGAATCAGTCCTGCGGCTTCAAGCTCCTGACCGATTTGTTGAGCGGAAGTCCCTTGCGGAATCTGAATGATCACTCGCTTTCCTGAGTTTGAGTCTGCTTGCGGTGCGATCGGGGAACTAGCAAAACTCCACCAAGCTTGGGCACGCCACGCCGATAGTCCGAGTGCAGCCCCGACAAGAAACAGGAAAAACGAGACTCTCGCAATAGGTTTAGCGATTTTCATCTGGAATGTAAGGTGAAGGACTACACAGGCGGGCTGAAAACTATACCTTGCTGAAAACAAATAGTAATGGAGTTTACCAATAAGTCAACGGATATAAAAAGGACTAATTAACAAGCATTGATGATCACGGGGATCAATATTCCGTCCAGCCTGCCGCGCCTAGTATAGATTAAAAAAGTTTTTTAGGAGTCGATCAAAAAACACTTGAATATAAATGATTCAAATCTGCTGACCGACTCCAAACCGATTACTCCATCTCATCAAAAAGCTGATCTTCGATCATCGGTAACATTGGCTCAATTTTCTTCAGTTCTTCTTGAGATAACAGATGCGGCGTTCCGTCTTCGTCTAACCGAGCCAGGATGAAATACGGATCAAGAGGAGTATAAATTGCGTATTCCTGCTCCTCGTGCCAGAAGCTAGCCAGCAGTTGAAGCTCCTCTTGATCGTCCTCAGAGTCAGATTCTACTCCTGCCCACGCTTCTTCTTCATCCAGGTCGGGTAGATCGCCCTCTACGGTCAAGACCACCGCCGTCTGCTTCAGAGCAAGGTTCTGTTCTTCTAGAACAGCTTTTGCAATCGGAAACACTGTATTGAGCGTTTCTTGATCTTCGACTAACACTGCTTCATCCTCGTCGCCATTTTCCTGCCAAGCGAAAATCTCGATCGGCGAGTCAACGGGAAGTAACAGCACATATTCTTGGTCTTCCACGTCCAAAGAATGCTCGATGTAGCAGGTGAGGGTCAAGCCTGCCTCATCTGTTAGGGTTACGGTTGGAGCATCCATGTTGTTAATGCTGTCTTCGTCCATTGGACTCTCTCTTAATACTCAACTTACTAAAACAAAGTGCGAGACGCTCCGGGTTCGACGGTGCGATCGCGGTTTGTCCTCCCAAAAGTATCTCGTAGAATGGGCACTTTTTCCCAAAGCAAGCATGGAAGTACGATCACACTGTGCCTAAAAACTTCGTAAAGGGTCTGGATGGCTTTGTAATATGTGTGTAGTATGTCCTGCTGATATGCTACACGCATATTACAAAGATTTACAGCATTTTTCTTTCTGCAGCGCCTTAATTCAAAACGACATAAGCAGACATAACTGCACCTCTAACCTTTCAATTTCGGGGTTAGAAGGCGGATTTATGCCAGAAAACTGGCTGAAAAATTATCCGTGTAGAAAGCGGACAATACAGGCGAACTCTGTATTCTGCGTAGGGCAATATTCTCACCCTCCTCCCGCTTCTGGCACATCAGGAGCGGGGTTCTTTTTTAGAAGTGAACTGTCCTGCAGGCAGAAATTGTAGTACGCGCTTGACAATTTTGTAATACAATATGTAATACTAATGTAGTATGAAAGAAGACAAACCAGAGGTGACGAAATAATTCTGAAATCACCGAAATCGGACTCCTGGAACTTTAGCTACGATCGGCGCAGAGGACTAAGTAGCGCTGAAATTCGATCGCAGCGTCAACAAGCCGAAGCCATTTCAAAAGTCCAACACGAAGGTTGTTTGAAACTGTAAACAATACTCTAAACAACACTCACACCAAACTATGAAAGCTGAATAGTTTGATCCGAGGAAGGCAAGAATAATCCACCTTGCCTTCTTCCAAGAGAGCCTTCTACTTAGAGAATATAGGGATGGTGCAACCGAAGGCGAAAGGGGACGACGCACACACCCGATAAGTGTGTTACTGGCAGGTTCGAGTCCTGCTCAGTGTACCGGTTCATGCTGGGCGTACTGACTGTCGATCGTGGTACGCTCACTTAAAACCTTAATCTGCGATCGCACAATTTAAGATCTTCACAATGGGTAGTCAATCTGTCGCTAAAACTGTCTTTCTGCTTGCCTCAATGGTTGTATGGCTCATTGCTGGAGCAGCGTTGATGTATCTTTTTCCGTTTATTGCCGATCAACTGTTGTCCTCAGACCAGACGCACCAATGGATGAAAACGCTGAGCCGTGGCAGCTACAACCCTCAACTCGGTTGGATTGTTGGCAGCATTGCTTTGGGAATTAACATTGTTGGCAACCTGGTGTGGTACTCACAATTTGAAGGGAAGCAATAAATCAACGTTGTGGAAAACGGAACGAGAGTTGTGGAAAACTGGGCGTGGTTGTGGAAAAGTTGCGTTTTAGCAATTCTGATTTGGACGATCGGCACGAATTTTGCCATCGCCTCGGTTCATACTTATTCGGATGCAAACGGCGTTCTGTTCCGCTCTTTATCAAAGCTGCAAGACGACTGCGATCGCGCTTGGCAAGTTGTGTTTTATAAAAAGTTTCCGCTCGGACAACCAGACCTGATTCACTTGAGAGTGATTGGATTTCCCGGTCTTGTCACGTTAAACCACCAGCAACCGCTAGAAATCGAAGCGAATCGATCGCTGTTTCACGCTGAGGATGTCACCTCAAAAGAGTTTCCGGTTGCTCAGGTTGGCGAATATGACTTCAAACCTGTTCTGACTCAGTTGGATACCGACACAAAACTCACGCTGGTTCTGCCTCTCACATCGGGTATCGCACGGTTAAAAATCCCGCCTGAAACTGCTTTAGAATGGTGGCGCGTCGCCAGTTGGCTGCCCGATCGCTAAATCCCGAAGCTGATGTGATCTTCTTGGTAGGACGGTGGCTCTACATGAATCATCACTCGAACTGGGCTATACCTTTCAATTAGTCGCGCTTCCACTTCTTCGGTGATTTGATGAGCAGTTTCGACATCCCCTGCATCTACAATCAAGTGCATTTCGATGAAGGTTTGTCGCCCAACGACCCCCCGCGAGGCAATGTCATGACAGTTAATGACCCCCGGAACAGTCATTGCGATCGCATGAATTGCTTCGGGCGCGATCGCAATCTCATCTACCAACCACGGTAAATTCTGCTTTAAGACTTTCCAACCGCTATAAAACACCAGAATTGCAACGGGTAGTGCCAGCACTACATCCAACCATTGCCAATTGAAAATCCAAATTCCAATTAATCCACCCAATACGCTAATCGTCACCCAAACGTCACTCATCGTGTGTTGAGCATCTGCGATCAGAATCGGACTATTGACGCGCATTCCCTCGCGCCGCTCATAAAAAGTGACGAATAGATTTACTCCAAGCACAATCAGCAATAGCCAAAGTTCAGCTCCAGCAATTTTCACGGGTTCACTGGTCTTGGTCAGCCGCTCGATCGCGCTTTGCAAAATCTCAAAACACGCAATTCCTAAGAAAGCTGCAACGCCTAGCGCTCCAATGGCTTCATATTTCTGATGCCCATAAGGATGATCGCGATCGGGTACAGGGGATGAGAACCGGCTGGAAACTAATCCCAAAACGTTACTCGCGCTGTCGGTCAAACTATGTAGTGCATCCGCTAGTAAACTGAGTGATCCGGTAAACCATCCCACTACAGCTTTTAGCAATAGAACAAAAAGATTTAGAAGCAGAGTAATGACGAGAACTTTACGGACGGTTGATCGATTATCTAGAACCATACCAATATCAGATAGCAATGGTTTTAGTGTAGATCTCGCTTATAAAAATGCTCCAAAGCTTTGCTACTAAAAGCTTTTTGGTTTTCATAATACCGAAAACTTTTTGACAAAATTCTCATCTTCAAATCAAGATCGCGGCAATGACACAACTAATCATTGATCTAGTCTTGAGAATTGTTGTGAAAGATTATCAGCTAGAAACTTCAGCTTTACGATCGCATTCTAGAATGGATCATAAAGACTGAATCAATGACGCAACTCACTTTAAATTTAGATAATGGCTCAGTGATGTTCCGCTTTACACCCGAAGCCGCACAAGAGCTAAAAGCAGCCCTCAACGAACTAATGGGATGCTTGAAAACAACCGCAACAAAGACAGGCACCAAAGCCACACCTCAACCTTCCATGGAATATCGTTACACAGGCGATATTTTTCTTGAGCTTTTTTGCAATCCAAACATCTGGGCATCTCCATTTGCAGCAAGAGTTCTCGTAACGTTGCGCGACGATCGCATCCGACTCAACACCGAAGCCGAACTGAGTCGCCTGATCGAAGACATCAATCAATATCTTGAACAACATTCATGAAGCGAACGATCGTTTGGTTTCGCCGGGATTTACGCATTAGCGATCATGCTCCTTTGCATCGGGCTGCGTCGCGAGGTGCTGTGATTCCGGTGTTTATCTTCGATCGTGCCTTGTTGCATCATCCGGAGACAGGTTCGGCGCGGGTCGCATTTATGCTGGATTGTTTGCGATCGCTCGATCAGGAGTTGCGCGATCGAGGAGGTCGCTTAATTCTGCGATTCGGTGATCCCCTTGAGATTCTGCCAAATCTGATTCGCGAAACTGGCTCAGATGGTATCTATGCTTATGTTGACTATGAGCGCATCTATGGTCGAGTGAGAGATGCCCGTCTCAATCGTGTTTTGGCACAACAAAATCTAAGAATTCGCTGGTTTGAGACAACCGCCGCAATCTCGGAACTCATTCCTTATGCCGATTATCGGAAATTTTGGTATCGCGAAATGGAGTCGGAACTGTTGCCAACGCCAATCAACATTCCGACTCCTGATGATGTGTTGGGTG includes these proteins:
- the ychF gene encoding redox-regulated ATPase YchF, giving the protein MLRAGIVGLPNVGKSTLFNAVVANAKAQAANYPFCTIEPNVGTVAVPDDRLNKLAGISKSAEIIPARVEFVDIAGLVKGASKGEGLGNQFLANIREVDAIVHVVRCFDDDDIIHVAGSVDPVRDIEVINLELGLADLDQIDRRIDRTRKQARSNKEAQQELEILERMSAALNEGKSARQVVLNEEEEALIKPLGLLSRKPVIYACNVSEEDLATGNDWVEQVRTVAAQENAQVVVISAQVESELVELPEDDRADFLASLGVEEGGLKSLIRATYRLLGLQTYFTSGPKETRAWTIKTGMLAPQAAGVIHTDFERGFIRAETVAYKDLIEFGSMNAAKEKGLVRSEGKEYVVQDGDVMLFRFNV
- a CDS encoding TRC40/GET3/ArsA family transport-energizing ATPase, with the translated sequence MRVILMTGKGGVGKTSVAAATGLRCAELGYRTLVLSTDPAHSLADSFDLELGHEPKQVRPNLWGAELDALMELEGNWGAVKRYITQVLQARGLDGVQAEELAILPGMDEIFGLVRMKRHYDEGEFDVLIIDSAPTGTALRLLSLPEVGGWYMRKFYKPFQGISVALRPLVEPIFRPIAGFSLPDKEVMDAPYEFYEQIEALEKVLTDPTQTTVRLVMNPEKMVIKESLRAHAYLSLYNVATDLVVANRIIPDSVSDPFFQQWKENQRQYRDEIHANFSPLPIKEVPLYSQEMCGLEALDRLKDTLYPNNEDPSQLYYKETTLRVVQEQNQYSLELYLPGIEKTQIELSKTGDELNVRIGNHRRNLVLPQALAALQPSGAKMEEDYLKIRFSDPARV
- the ccmA gene encoding heme ABC exporter ATP-binding protein CcmA; the protein is MVAAVSLQNVHKVYNNVPVVNGLSFEIQAGEMFGLLGPNGAGKSTTIRMLTTLTKPSEGRIQVAGFDVINQRSLVKSHIGVVLQQISIDSDLTVWENMEYHGRLHHIPNPRRQKEIDQALEYVELNDRRNDPAKTLSGGMKRRLQIARALLHKPEILFLDEPTVGLDPQTRRRLWEIIRELNRQGMTMLLTTHYMDEVEYLCDRIGIMDAGKLISLGTLEELRQKHGKGILMKQSGEHWDYKFFPTVEDANHYLEQLPDKTGTMTRPSNLEDIFVELTGRNLD
- a CDS encoding YqeG family HAD IIIA-type phosphatase translates to MSWGKLLQPDLLLNTTILGLTPDLLRQNNLRGLVLDVDETLVPITTAEISAELLPWVEQVREITSIWLVSNNISESRIKRIADVLKVPYFTGAGKPSRRKLRRAVEAMNLPPQQVGMVGDRLFTDVLAGNRLGMFTILVQPMVDPAAEVARRYPVHALEIRLSQALGATLTPHKHQI
- the mltG gene encoding endolytic transglycosylase MltG, producing MKIAKPIARVSFFLFLVGAALGLSAWRAQAWWSFASSPIAPQADSNSGKRVIIQIPQGTSAQQIGQELEAAGLIRSAKAWEVWARWLMWKNPDGGFQAGNYELSTGDSLQTIAEKIWTGQVAQRSFTIPEGWSLKQMANYFEKQGFFKAQDFLAAASQVPNAEYPWLPQNLPFLEGFLYPDTYLIQAGSEITPKQVIQQMLSRFEQVALPVYNQKRGKTNLSLLQWVTLASIVEKEAVIPAERNRISGVFHNRLKKNMTLGSDPTVEYALGVQQTPENPLTYAQVATPSPYNTYVTPGLPPTPIAAPGIASLKATLVPEATDYLYFVARYDGSHVFSRTLAEHESAQAKIRDRVDAQAQKGQPAKNQSR
- a CDS encoding DUF3727 domain-containing protein produces the protein MDEDSINNMDAPTVTLTDEAGLTLTCYIEHSLDVEDQEYVLLLPVDSPIEIFAWQENGDEDEAVLVEDQETLNTVFPIAKAVLEEQNLALKQTAVVLTVEGDLPDLDEEEAWAGVESDSEDDQEELQLLASFWHEEQEYAIYTPLDPYFILARLDEDGTPHLLSQEELKKIEPMLPMIEDQLFDEME
- a CDS encoding DUF3122 domain-containing protein, which codes for MENWAWLWKSCVLAILIWTIGTNFAIASVHTYSDANGVLFRSLSKLQDDCDRAWQVVFYKKFPLGQPDLIHLRVIGFPGLVTLNHQQPLEIEANRSLFHAEDVTSKEFPVAQVGEYDFKPVLTQLDTDTKLTLVLPLTSGIARLKIPPETALEWWRVASWLPDR
- a CDS encoding cation transporter, with the translated sequence MVLDNRSTVRKVLVITLLLNLFVLLLKAVVGWFTGSLSLLADALHSLTDSASNVLGLVSSRFSSPVPDRDHPYGHQKYEAIGALGVAAFLGIACFEILQSAIERLTKTSEPVKIAGAELWLLLIVLGVNLFVTFYERREGMRVNSPILIADAQHTMSDVWVTISVLGGLIGIWIFNWQWLDVVLALPVAILVFYSGWKVLKQNLPWLVDEIAIAPEAIHAIAMTVPGVINCHDIASRGVVGRQTFIEMHLIVDAGDVETAHQITEEVEARLIERYSPVRVMIHVEPPSYQEDHISFGI